From Dasypus novemcinctus isolate mDasNov1 chromosome 19, mDasNov1.1.hap2, whole genome shotgun sequence, a single genomic window includes:
- the ABCA7 gene encoding LOW QUALITY PROTEIN: phospholipid-transporting ATPase ABCA7 (The sequence of the model RefSeq protein was modified relative to this genomic sequence to represent the inferred CDS: inserted 8 bases in 7 codons; deleted 8 bases in 8 codons) produces MAFWVQLRLLLWKNLTYRRRQPVQLVVELLWPLFLFCILVAVRHSHPPVEHHACHFPGKPLPSAGAAAXAPGVVCRHDNTCFPRPVPGEQPGVLGSFGDSLVSRLLADARAILGSXGARGVLAGLGQLASTLRAARRTAQPQESDRPQEGPSPAVELLRGSVRSALGQAGESAGSFVEAAEDLARELLERPSLAELRALLRGPRRAGGPLEAALEALCGGQGPGGAGKCPRSAGASPACAELLGALPAHPLSHLLWRRLKPLLQGKVLFAPDTPFTRQVMAQVNQTFQELALLRDVQDAWGLLGPQIFQFMNDSANVALLQGLLQDRRERPGPGGXAAALRTFLDPSAGGYSWREAHADVGRLVGALGRVMECVSLDKLEAAPSEAALGARARQLLARSAASGPACLPGPDDPPDAERRGPGHVRVKIRMDVDDVQRTSRIQARYWDPGPAADPLADLRYVWGGFVYLXDLLERAAVRVLSGAAPRAGLYLQQMPYPCFVDDAFLRVLGRSLPLFLTLAWIYSVALTVKAVVREKETRLRATMRSMGLGRAVLWLGWTLSCLGPFLVSAALLVLVLKLGDILPYSHPAVLFLFLAAFAVATVAQSFLLSTFFSRANLAAACGGLVYFVLYLPXTCCGVAWRDQLPAAGRVAVSLLSPVAFGFGCESLALLEEQGEGARWHNVRSGPAADVFSLGTASGLLLLDAALYSLATWYLEAVCPGQYGXPEPWNFPFRRSYWFGPPPPKGPTVPAPPARRPQCWWEEAPPGLRPGVSVRGLEKRFPGSPQPALRGLSLDLYQGQITAPPGPQRAGKTTTLSILSGLFPPSGGCAFILGHDVRSDMAAVRPQLGVCPQYNVLFDMLTVDEHVWFYGRLKGLSAAAVGAEQERLLRDVGLVPKRASQTRHLSGGMQRKLSVAIAFVGGSRVVILDEPTAGVDPASXRGIWELLLKYREGRTLILSTHHLDEAELLGDRVAMVAGGRLCCCGSPLFLRRHLGSGYYLTLVKGPPPPVARRKGDVDSEPAARQERKQGCQGGPADAAGLLAVTRRWVPGARLAEELPHELVLALPAAGARDGSFAGLFRELDGRLGELGLAGYGISDTSLEEIFLKVVEDRGVNRHADDGSRGQPPSPGFAAPVATLLPWTPPEEPALENGEPAGPAPETQALRDPQPGAAGRLRGWALTRQQLRALLLKRFLLARRSRRGLFAQIVLPALFVGLALVFSLIVPPSGRYPPLRLSPAMYGPQVSFFSEDAPGDPDRARLLEALLGEAGLEEPGVLNSSGRFLVPEVPADVARALAGGNWTPEAPSPACQCSQPGARRLLPDCPAAAGGPPPPQALTSSGEVVQNLTGRNLSDFLVKTYPRLVHRGILKSKKWVNEVRYGGFSLGGRDSGLPSGEDVSRSLEALRALLSPPPGGALDRVLSNLTAWARGLDAQHSLKIWFNNKGWHAMVAFVNRANNALLRARLAPGPTRHAHSITTLNHPLNLTKEQLSEAALIASSVDVLISICVVFAMSFVPASFTLVLIEERVTRAKHLQLVGGLPPTLYWLGSFLWDMCNYLVPTCIVVLIFLAFQQKAFVAPANLPALLLLLLLYGWSITPLMYPAAFFFSVPSTAYVVLTCVNLFIGINGSMATFVLELFSDQKLQEVSQILKQVFLIFPHFCLGRGLIDMVRNQAIADAFERLGDRQFRSPLRWEVVGKNLLAMAVQGPIFLLLTLLLQHRNHFLPKPKLRPPLPLGEEDEDVARERERVVGGATQDDVLVMKDLTKVYRGQRRPAVDRLCLGIPPGECFGLLGVNGAGKTSTFRMLTGDMLPSGGQAVLAGHSVAQDPAAAHRRMGYCPQSDAVFELLTGREHLELFARLRGIPEDQVAQAARVGLARLGLARYADQPAGTYSGGNKRKLATAVALAGDPAVVFLDEPTTGMDPSARRSLWNSLLAVVREGRAVVLTSHSMEECEALCTRLAVMVNGRFRCLGSPQHLKDRFGAGHTLTLRVPAARPESAAAFVTAAFPGAALREAHGSRLRFQLPPGGLARVFAELAARGAEHGVEDFSVSQTTLEEVFLHFSKDQGEEAAETAQEAGVREDPAPGPQRPRPISLFLDNPAVAETVL; encoded by the exons ATGGCCTTCTGGGTGCAGCTGCGCCTGCTGCTCTGGAAAAACCTCACTTACCGCCGCAGGCAGCCG gtccAGCTCGTCGTGGAGCTGCTCTGGCCCCTCTTCCTCTTCTGCATCCTGGTGGCTGTCCGGCACTCGCACCCGCCCGTCGAGCACCACGCGT GCCACTTCCCCGGCAAGCCGCTGCCGTCGGCGGGCGCCGCGGC TGCTCCAGGCGTCGTCTGCCGCCATGACAACACGTGCTTCCCGCGGCCCGTGCCCGGCGAGCAGCCCGGCGTCCTCGGCAGCTTCGGCGACTCCCT GGTCTCCCGGCTGCTGGCCGACGCCCGGGCCATCCTGGGGT CCGGTGCCCGTGGGGTGCTGGCCGGCCTGGGGCAGCTGGCGTCCACGCTCAGGGCCGCTCGCAGGACGG cccagcCTCAGGAGAGCGACCGGCCGCAGGAGGGACCGTCTCCGGCGGTTGAGCTGCTGCGG GGCTCGGTGCGGTCTGCGCTGGGCCAAGCCGGGGAGTCCGCGGGCAGCTTTGTGGAGGCAGCGGAGGATCTGGCGCGGGAG CTCCTGGAGCGGCCCAGCCTGGCCGAGCTGCGGGCACTGCTGCGGGGACCCCGAAGGGCCGGCGGCCCCCTGGAGGCGGCGCTGGAGGCCCTGTGCGGTGGCCAGGGGCCCGGGGGGGCCGGGAAGTGTCCCCGCTCAGCTGGCGCGA GCCCCGCCTGCGCTGAGCTCCTGGGAGCCCTGCCCGCCCACCCGCTGTCCCACCTGCTCTGGAGACGCCTGAAGCCGCTTCTCCAGGGGAAGGTGCTGTTTGCGCCCGACACGCCCTTCACCCGGCAGGTCATGGCCCAG GTGAACCAGACCTTCCAAGAGCTGGCCCTGCTGAGGGACGTGCAGGACGCGTGGGGGCTGCTGGGGCCGCagatcttccaattcatgaacgaCAGTGCCAACGTGGCCCTGCTGCAG ggcctcctgcaggACAGAAGGGAGCGGCCGGGCCCCGGGG CTGCCGCGGCCCTGCGCACCTTCCTGGACCCCAGCGCGGGCGGCTACAGCTGGCGGGAGGCCCACGCCGACGTG GGGCGCCTGGTGGGCGCGCTGGGCCGCGTGATGGAG TGCGTGTCCCTGGACAAGCTGGAGGCGGCGCCCTCGGAGGCGGCGCTGGGGGCGCGGGCGCGGCAGCTGCTGGCCCGGAGCGCCGCCTCTGGGCCGGCGTGTCTTCCTGGGCCCGACGACCCCCCGGACGCCGAGCGCCGCGGGCCCGGCCACGTGCGC GTGAAGATCCGCATGGATGTCGACGACGTCCAGAGGACCAGCAGGATCCAGGCCAG GTATTGGGACCCCGGCCCGGCCGCCGACCCCCTGGCGGACCTGCGCTACGTGTGGGGCGGCTTCGTGTACC CAGACCTGCTGGAGCGCGCGGCCGTGCGCGTGCTCAGTGGCGCCGCCCCCCGCGCCGGCCTCTACCTGCAGCAGATGCCCTACCCGTGCTTCGTGGACGACGC CTTCCTGCGCGTGCTGGGCCGCTCGCTGCCGCTCTTCCTGACGCTGGCCTGGATCTACTCGGTGGCG CTGACGGTGAAGGCGGTGGTGCGGGAGAAGGAGACGCGG TTGCGCGCCACCATGCGCTCCATGGGGCTGGGCCGCGCCGTGCTCTGGCTCGGCTGGACCCTCAGCTGCCTCGGGCCCTTCCTGGTCAGCGCCGCGCTGCTCGTGCTGGTGCTCAAG CTCGGGGACATCCTGCCCTACAGCCACCCGGCGGTGCTCTTCCTGTTCCTGGCCGCCTTCGCCGTGGCCACCGTGGCGCAGAGCTTCCTGCTCAGCACCTTCTTCTCCCGCGCCAAC TTGGCGGCCGCCTGCGGGGGCCTCGTCTACTTCGTGCTCTACCTGC CTACGTGCTGTGGCGTGGCCTGGCGGGACCAGCTGCCCGCGGCCGGGCGCGTGGCCGTG AGCCTGCTGTCGCCCGTGGCCTTCGGCTTCGGCTGCGAGAGCCTGGCGCTGCTGGAGGAGCAGGGCGAGGGCGCGCGCTGGCACAACGTGCGCTCGGGGCCTGCGGCCGACGTCTTCAGCCTGGGCACGGCCTCGGGGCTGCTGCTGCTCGACGCCGCGCTCTACAGCCTCGCCACCTGGTACCTGGAGGCCGTGTGCCCAG gccagTACG ATCCGGAACCCTGGAATTTTCCCTTTCGGAGGAGCTACTGGTTTGGGCCCCCGCCCCCCAAGGGGCCCACCGTGCCCGCCCC GCCTGCCCGCCGCCCGCAGTGCTGGTGGGAGGAGGCGCCGCCCGGGCTCAGGCCGGGGGTCTCCGTGCGCGGCCTGGAGAAGCGCTTCCCCGGCAGCCCGCAGCCCGCCCTGCGGGGGCTCAGCCTCGACCTGTACCAGGGACAGATCACCGCCCCTCCTGGGCCACAACGGGCCGGCAAGACCACCACGCT GTCCATCCTGAGCGGC CTGTTCCCACCCAGCGGTGGCTGCGCCTTCATCCTGGGCCACGACGTCCGCTCGGACATGGCGGCCGTGCGGCCGCAGCTGGGCGTCTGCCCCCAGTACAACGTGCTGTTTGACAT GCTGACCGTGGACGAGCACGTCTGGTTCTACGGGCGCTTGAAGGGTCTGAGCGCGGCCGCCGTGGGCGCCGAGCAGGAGCGCCTCCTGCGGGACGTGGGGCTGGTGCCCAAGCGGGCG AGCCAGACGCGGCACCTCTCGG GCGGGATGCAGAGGAAGCTGTCTGTGGCCATTGCCTTCGTGGGTGGCTCTCGTGTGGTTATACTGGACGAGCCCACGGCTGGTGTGGACCCTGCTT CGCGTGGCATATGGGAGCTGCTGCTCAAGTACCGCGAAG GCCGCACGCTAATCCTCTCCACCCACCACCTGGACGAGGCGGAGCTGCTGGGGGACCGCGTGGCCATGGTGGCAGGCGGCCGCTTGTGCTGCTGCGGCTCCCCGCTCTTCCTGCGCCGTCACCTGGGTTCCGGCTACTATCTGACGCTGGTGAAGGGTCCCCCGCCTCCGGTCGCCCGCAGGAAG GGCGACGTTGACTCGGAACCAGCCGCCaggcaggagaggaagcagggctgCCAGGGCGGCCCGGCTG ACGCAGCCGGGCTGCTGGCCGTGACGCGGCGCTGGGTGCCCGGGGCACGGCTGGCGGAGGAGCTGCCGCACGAGCTGGTGCTGGCGCTGCCGGCCGCCGGGGCCCGCGACGGCAGCTTTGCCGGGCTCTTCCGTGAGCTGGACGGGCGGCTGGGGGAGCTCGGGCTCGCCGGCTACGGCATCTCGGACACCAGCCTGGAGGAG ATCTTTCTGAAGGTGGTAGAAGACCGTGGCGTGAACAGACATGCCGACG ACGGTAGCCGCGGGCAGCCCCCGTCCCCGGGCTTTGCAGCCCCCGTCGCGACCCTGCTGCCCTGGACCCCGCCAGAGGAGCCGGCCCTGGAGAACGGGGAGCCGG CCGGGCCGGCCCCTGAGACGCAGGCCCTGCGGGACCCCCAGCCGGGCGCCGCGGGCCGCCTCCGGGGCTGGGCGCTGACCCGCCAGCAGCTCCGCGCCCTGCTGCTCAAGCGCTTCCTGCTCGCCCGCCGCAGCCGCCGCGGCCTGTTCGCCCAG ATCGTGCTGCCCGCCCTCTTCGTGGGCCTGGCGCTGGTGTTCAGCCTCATCGTGCCGCCTTCCGGGCGCTACCCGCCGCTGCGGCTCAGCCCCGCCATGTACGGCCCGCAGGTGTCCTTCTTCAG CGAGGACGCCCCGGGGGACCCCGACCGTGCCAGGCTGCTCGAGGCACTGCTGGGGGAGGCGGGGCTGGAGGAGCCAGGTGTGCTCAACAGCTCGGGCAG GTTCTTGGTGCCCGAGGTTCCCGCGGACGTGGCCAGAGCCTTAGCCGGGGGCAACTGGACCCCAGAGGCCCCGTCCCCTGCCTGCCAGTGCAGCCAGCCCGGCGCCCGCCGCCTGCTGCCCGACTGCCCGGCCGCGGCGGGCGGCCCCCCGCCACCCCAGGCGCTGACCAGCTCGGGGGAGGTGGTCCAGAACCTGACCGGCCGGAACCTGTCGGACTTCCTGGTGAAGACCTACCCGCGCCTGGTGCACCGGGG TATCCTGAAGTCTAAGAAGTGGGTGAACGAGGTCAG GTATGGGGGCTTCTCGCTGGGGGGCCGCGACTCGGGCCTGCCCTCGGGGGAAGATGTGAGCCGCTCCCTGGAGGCGCTGCGGGCGCTGCTGAGC CCCCCGCCCGGCGGGGCCCTTGACCGTGTCCTGAGCAACCTCACGGCCTGGGCACGCGGGCTGGATGCCCAGCATAGCCTCAAG atCTGGTTCAACAACAAGGGCTGGCACGCCATGGTGGCCTTTGTCAACCGAGCCAACAACGCGCTCCTACGCGCCCGCCTGGCTCCCGGCCCCACCCGCCATGCCCACAGCATCACGACTCTCAACCACCCCCTGAACCTCACCAAGGAGCAGCTGTCCGAGGCCGCGCT GATTGCCTCCTCCGTGGATGTCCTTATCTCCATCTGCGTGGTCTTCGCCATGTCCTTCGTCCCAGCCAGCTTCACACTCGTTCTCATCGAGGAACGTGTCACCCGGGCCAAACACCTGCAGCTCGTGGGGGGCCTGCCCCCTACCCTCTACTGGCTTGGCAGTTTTCTCTGGGACATG TGTAACTACTTGGTGCCGACATGCATCGTGGTGCTCATCTTCCTGGCGTTCCAGCAGAAGGCATTCGTGGCCCCCGCCAACCTGCCTGCCCtcctgttgctgctgctgctgtacGG CTGGTCAATCACGCCACTCATGTACCCGGCCGCCTTCTTCTTCTCCGTGCCCAGCACGGCCTACGTGGTGCTCACCTGTGTCAACCTTTTCATTGGCATCAACGGCAGCATGGCCACCTTTGTGCTGGAGCTCTTCTCCGACCAG AAACTTCAGGAGGTGAGCCAGATCCTGAAACAGGTCTTCCTgatcttcccccacttctgcctgGGCCGGGGGCTCATTGACATGGTGCGGAACCAGGCCATAGCCGATGCCTTTGAGCGCTTGG GAGACAGGCAGTTCCGGTCACCCCTGCGCTGGGAGGTGGTCGGCAAGAACCTCTTGGCCATGGCCGTGCAGGGGCCCATCTTCCTTCTCCTCACGCTCCTGCTGCAGCATCGCAACCACTTCCTGCCCAA ACCCAAACTGCGGCCACCGCTGCCCCTGGGGGAGGAAGATGAGGATGTGGCTCGTGAACGGGAGCGGGTGGTCGGAGGGGCCACCCAGGATGATGTTCTGGTGATGAAGGACCTGACGAAG GTGTACCGTGGCCAGAGGAGGCCGGCTGTCGACCGCTTATGCCTGGGGATCCCGCCTGGTGAG TGCTTCGGGCTGCTGGGCGTGAACGGCGCAGGGAAGACGTCCACCTTTCGCATGCTGACCGGGGACATGCTGCCCAGCGGGGGACAGGCCGTGCTGGCGGGCCacag cgtAGCCCAGGACCCAGCCGCCGCCCACCGCCGCATGGGCTACTGCCCTCAGTCGGACGCCGTCTTCGAGCTGCTGACTGGCCGCGAGCACCTGGAGCTGTTTGCGCGCCTGCGGGGCATCCCGGAGGACCAGGTTGCCCAG GCCGCGCGCGTGGGCCTGGCGCGCCTGGGGCTCGCGCGCTACGCGGACCAGCCCGCGGGCACCTACAGCGGCGGCAACAAGCGGAAGCTGGCCACGGCGGTGGCGCTGGCCGGGGATCCGGCCGTCGTCTTCCTG GACGAGCCCACCACCGGCATGGACCCCAGCGCGCGGCGCTCGCTCTGGAACAGCCTCCTGGCCGTGGTGCGCGAGGGCCGCGCCGTGGTGCTCACCTCGCACAG catggAGGAGTGCGAGGCGCTCTGCACGCGCCTGGCCGTCATGGTGAACGGGCGGTTCCGCTGCCTGGGCAGCCCACAGCACCTCAAGGACAG GTTCGGGGCGGGCCACACGCTGACCCTGCGGGTACCCGCGGCGCGGCCCGAGTCGGCGGCGGCCTTCGTGACGGCGGCGTTCCCGGGGGCCGCGCTGCGCGAGGCGCACGGCAGCCGCCTGCGCTTCCAGCTGCCCCCGGGCGGCCTGGCGCGCGTCTTCGCTGAGCTGGCGGCGCGCGGCGCGGAGCACGGCGTGGAGGACTTCTCCGTGAGCCAGACCACGCTGGAGGAG GTGTTCCTGCACTTCTCAAAGGACCAAGGGGAGGAGGCGGCGGAAACCGCGCAAGAGGCGGGAGTGCGGGAAGACCCCGCGCCCGGCCCGCAGCGGCCCAGACCCATCAGCCTCTTCTTGGACAACCCCGCCGTGGCCGAGACTGTGCTCTGA